One region of Marivirga arenosa genomic DNA includes:
- a CDS encoding DUF3347 domain-containing protein, translating into MKKVFLSIFALTLAISACNQEKKSEEQASQEKEPKKEVVLKAGTEVSSEQLKGILSSYFSVKDALVKTDAKEAKSSLAKLLESVSSEMEQIKSISESMHEKEDVEEIRKGFEDLSKEVYSLVKENADSKKETVYKQYCPMAFNNKGAFWLSDKEEIRNPYFGDKMLKCGKVEEKL; encoded by the coding sequence ATGAAAAAAGTATTTTTATCAATTTTTGCTTTAACCTTAGCGATATCCGCTTGTAATCAAGAGAAAAAGTCTGAAGAACAAGCTTCCCAAGAAAAAGAGCCAAAGAAGGAAGTGGTTTTAAAAGCTGGAACTGAAGTGAGTTCTGAGCAATTGAAGGGTATATTGTCTTCATACTTCAGTGTTAAAGATGCTTTAGTAAAAACTGATGCGAAAGAAGCGAAATCTTCATTAGCTAAATTATTAGAATCTGTAAGTTCTGAAATGGAACAAATTAAATCTATTTCTGAAAGCATGCATGAAAAAGAAGATGTTGAAGAAATAAGAAAAGGATTTGAAGACTTAAGTAAGGAAGTTTACTCTTTAGTGAAAGAAAATGCAGATAGCAAAAAGGAGACGGTTTATAAGCAATACTGCCCAATGGCATTTAACAATAAGGGGGCTTTTTGGTTAAGTGATAAGGAAGAAATTAGAAACCCATATTTTGGGGATAAAATGTTAAAATGTGGTAAAGTAGAAGAGAAGCTATAA
- a CDS encoding permease has translation MNDFLMNWANAASTTIGFFWMALWAFILGYAISSFIQVFITEDKMQKTMGGEGARSVFLGTFFGFISSSCSFSALASAKSLFQKGASFVSSIAFLLSSTNLVIELGIVISIFLGWQFVVGEYVGGIILILVSWLLIKIIKPKKLIKKAKENLGSEEHDHSDDKSFSEKVKSQKEWSKVGKQYFMEWKMVWKDVTIGFTIAGIVAAFVPDRFFETLFINTNTETASFSFFTLLEHVLVGPFAAFLTFIGSMGNIPLAALLFGKGVSFAGVMAFIFSDLVVFPVLRINAKYYGWKMSLFILFLLFTSLIVASLGLHYGFQWFDMLPEFNSVSISEQEFFKFNYTFYMNVGFVLISAVLIYFGFAKGKDIMYHKEMAPKSPAFEKTLKYIAFIAYGWLSIGIILNLFYIN, from the coding sequence ATGAATGATTTTTTGATGAATTGGGCTAATGCCGCCTCAACAACTATAGGTTTTTTTTGGATGGCTCTATGGGCTTTTATTTTAGGATACGCCATCAGCAGTTTTATTCAAGTGTTTATTACAGAAGATAAAATGCAGAAAACAATGGGCGGTGAAGGAGCTAGGTCTGTATTCTTAGGAACTTTCTTTGGATTTATTAGCAGCTCTTGTAGTTTTTCGGCCTTAGCTTCTGCTAAATCCCTATTTCAAAAAGGAGCAAGCTTTGTTTCTTCTATTGCCTTTTTATTATCCTCCACCAACCTCGTCATTGAATTGGGTATTGTAATTTCAATTTTTCTAGGATGGCAATTTGTAGTAGGTGAATATGTAGGAGGTATTATTCTCATTTTAGTAAGTTGGCTTTTAATTAAAATTATTAAGCCAAAAAAGCTAATTAAAAAAGCAAAGGAAAACTTAGGCTCTGAAGAACATGATCATAGTGATGATAAATCCTTTAGTGAAAAAGTGAAATCTCAAAAAGAATGGTCAAAAGTAGGGAAGCAGTATTTCATGGAGTGGAAAATGGTTTGGAAAGATGTTACTATAGGCTTTACAATAGCTGGAATTGTAGCGGCTTTTGTACCAGATAGGTTTTTTGAAACATTATTTATCAATACCAATACCGAAACGGCATCATTTAGTTTTTTTACCTTATTAGAACATGTATTGGTTGGCCCCTTTGCTGCATTCCTTACTTTTATTGGATCTATGGGTAATATTCCTTTAGCAGCTTTACTTTTTGGTAAAGGGGTAAGTTTTGCTGGAGTCATGGCGTTTATTTTCAGTGATTTGGTCGTATTTCCAGTTTTAAGAATTAACGCCAAATACTATGGATGGAAAATGAGTTTATTCATTTTGTTCCTATTATTTACTTCCTTAATTGTAGCCTCTTTAGGTTTACATTACGGTTTTCAGTGGTTTGATATGCTGCCTGAATTCAATTCAGTATCCATATCCGAACAAGAATTTTTTAAGTTCAATTATACGTTTTACATGAATGTCGGCTTTGTATTGATTTCAGCTGTATTGATATATTTCGGTTTTGCAAAGGGAAAAGATATCATGTATCACAAAGAAATGGCTCCTAAAAGTCCAGCATTTGAAAAAACCTTAAAATATATTGCTTTTATAGCCTATGGATGGCTATCCATTGGGATAATTTTGAATCTCTTTTATATCAATTAA
- a CDS encoding efflux RND transporter periplasmic adaptor subunit, which yields MKLNKINIIIILASVVVGTLIGFFLNGSSDPQHEQEGNSQNMEAENQIWTCSMHPSVRQNEPGDCPICGMDLIPLSESDNQDGLSANAVSMSSTAMKLASVETATVEKAMIEKEILVAGKLQENENQEYTQSAHFPGRVEELYVNYEGEFVRKGQIIGKLYSPELLTAQEELLLAYKQRENNPSYYEAAQQKLQNWKLSNQQIQSIIEAGKVKETFNIISDFSGYISKLNITEGKYLNKGEPLFELDNLSKLWVYLDVYEQDIQFVKLGSEVKFHVQSFPSKEFTSKIDFISPKVDPISRIVKVRANIQNGEGLLKPEMLVTANIQFKQFDSSAIIVPKSSVMWTGKRSVVYVKEETQSGISFTMREVDLGLALNDSFVVTSGLNEGEVIAVAGTFSIDAAAQLAGKPSMMSAKKMESVELSQEAKLEFKPLFDSYFELKDALIQDDFSTSISKSKELKLAFQNVDMEVFRDDSHELWMGYHKKMQKILEHIQHQEDIEGLRKNFIALSDWMIQLTKTFKPHNETLYLQHCPMADNNKGADWLSREKPVMNPYFGSSMLSCGEVTEVL from the coding sequence ATGAAATTAAATAAAATCAATATCATTATCATTTTAGCTAGTGTTGTAGTGGGCACGCTAATAGGATTTTTTCTAAATGGTTCCTCTGATCCTCAACATGAGCAAGAAGGCAATTCACAAAATATGGAAGCAGAAAATCAGATATGGACTTGTTCCATGCATCCATCAGTAAGACAAAATGAACCAGGAGATTGTCCGATTTGTGGAATGGATTTAATACCACTTTCAGAATCGGATAATCAAGACGGATTAAGTGCAAATGCAGTGAGTATGTCTTCAACTGCAATGAAATTAGCAAGTGTAGAAACTGCTACAGTTGAAAAAGCCATGATTGAAAAGGAAATTTTGGTTGCAGGTAAACTACAAGAAAATGAAAATCAAGAATATACTCAATCAGCACATTTTCCAGGCAGGGTAGAGGAACTCTATGTTAATTATGAAGGTGAGTTTGTTAGAAAAGGACAAATAATAGGGAAACTATACTCTCCTGAATTGCTTACCGCGCAAGAAGAATTATTGCTGGCATATAAGCAGCGAGAAAATAATCCTTCCTATTATGAAGCTGCACAACAGAAATTACAGAATTGGAAATTATCAAATCAGCAAATTCAAAGCATTATTGAGGCTGGCAAAGTAAAAGAAACATTTAATATCATTTCCGATTTTTCGGGCTATATATCAAAGCTAAATATCACCGAAGGGAAGTACCTAAATAAGGGAGAGCCTTTATTTGAGCTAGATAATCTATCTAAATTATGGGTTTATTTAGATGTTTATGAGCAAGATATTCAATTTGTGAAATTGGGGAGTGAAGTAAAATTTCATGTTCAATCATTTCCATCAAAAGAGTTTACTTCTAAAATCGATTTCATATCTCCTAAAGTGGATCCTATAAGTAGAATCGTAAAAGTAAGAGCTAATATTCAGAATGGGGAAGGACTATTGAAGCCTGAAATGTTGGTAACTGCAAATATTCAATTTAAACAGTTTGATAGTTCAGCAATCATAGTTCCAAAATCATCCGTTATGTGGACAGGTAAAAGATCTGTTGTTTATGTAAAAGAAGAAACGCAATCCGGCATCAGTTTCACTATGCGAGAAGTAGATTTAGGGCTGGCGCTAAACGATAGCTTTGTAGTTACATCAGGCTTGAATGAAGGAGAAGTAATAGCAGTAGCAGGCACTTTTAGTATTGATGCTGCTGCACAGTTAGCAGGAAAGCCTAGCATGATGAGTGCTAAAAAAATGGAATCAGTAGAGCTTTCTCAAGAAGCTAAACTTGAATTTAAGCCACTTTTCGATTCTTATTTTGAATTAAAAGATGCATTAATACAAGATGATTTTTCTACTTCAATTTCTAAATCAAAAGAACTAAAGTTAGCTTTTCAAAATGTAGATATGGAAGTTTTTAGGGATGATTCTCATGAATTATGGATGGGTTACCATAAAAAAATGCAGAAAATCCTAGAGCATATTCAGCATCAAGAAGATATAGAAGGGCTGAGAAAAAACTTCATTGCTTTATCAGATTGGATGATTCAGTTAACAAAGACGTTCAAACCGCATAATGAAACACTTTATCTACAACACTGCCCAATGGCAGACAATAATAAAGGAGCGGATTGGTTAAGTAGAGAGAAACCTGTAATGAACCCTTATTTTGGCTCGAGTATGCTCAGTTGTGGTGAAGTGACGGAAGTATTATAA